One genomic window of Cannabis sativa cultivar Pink pepper isolate KNU-18-1 chromosome 2, ASM2916894v1, whole genome shotgun sequence includes the following:
- the LOC115720713 gene encoding MATH domain and coiled-coil domain-containing protein At3g58400-like, producing MDTTGTYLRFTRNLPPAHYLMKLESYSLLSDTKENFDSSSFEVGGYKWKLSFYPNGDKRSNTKNNYISLYLTICNTDILPIGWEVNANFTLFIYNHTYDNYLTFQVVKRFHEMKKEWGFDQMVLLNTFKNVSNGYLFNDTCAFGVEVFVINHTLNSESLSVFGRKGIKNPIFHWEIKGFSKIKMDDSYYVSEVFNSGGTNWKLIIYPKGCQSRDGKTFSMFLKLSADSNNPDNSTIYAKYCLRVIDQINSKHYEVSELDEWFNSFQGYGSEFMSLEDLHKSSNGYILKDTLIVEVEFFVMSRSKFSVKSMEN from the exons ATGGATACAACTGGTACGTACTTACGCTTTACTAGAAATCTTCCACCAGCTCACTATTTGATGAAACTTGAATCCTACAGTTTATTATCAGACACAAAAGAAAATTTCGATAGTTCTTCTTTTGAGGTTGGAGGCTACAAATG gaaattatcattttatcCAAATGGGGACAAAAGGTCTAATACTAAGAACAACTACATATCTTTGTACTTGACAATTTGTAATACTGATATTCTTCCCATTGGTTGGGAAGTTAATGCCAACTTCACATTATTTATCTATAATCATACATACGACAATTATTTGACTTTCCAAG TTGTGAAGCGTTTTCATGAGATGAAAAAAGAATGGGGTTTCGATCAAATGGTATTACTTAATACTTTCAAAAATGTATCTAATGGGTATCTCTTCAACGACACATGTGCATTTGGTGTTGAAGTTTTTGTCATAAATCACACTCTCAACTCTGAATCACTTTCTGTATTTGGACGCAAAGGTATAAAAAATCCTATTTTCCATTGGGAGATTAAGGGGTTCTCCAAGATTAAGATGGACGATTCTTATTACGTTTCAGAGGTTTTCAATTCTGGAGGAACAAATTG GAAGTTAATTATCTATCCCAAAGGTTGTCAAAGCAGAGATGGCAAAACATTTTCAATGTTTTTAAAGTTATCAGCTGATTCCAATAATCCAGATAACTCCACAATTTATGCTAAATACTGTCTTCGTGTAATTGATCAAATCAATTCTAAACACTATGAAGTCTCAG AACTTGATGAATGGTTTAATAGTTTCCAAGGATATGGTTCCGAATTTATGTCACTTGAAGATCTTCACAAATCTTCCAACGGCTATATTCTGAAGGATACTCTAATTGTGGAAGTTGAGTTCTTCGTCATGTCTCGATCCAAGTTTTCTGTCAAATCTATGGAGAATTGA